A region of Corynebacterium glucuronolyticum DSM 44120 DNA encodes the following proteins:
- a CDS encoding exonuclease domain-containing protein, translating into MLTAHGATVAIADGTINIYYSPLLTSLNAGETTLPAADITDVATIEPTPYSLGSVTLTRTSGASVTLRFQRSQTAALQQFVADVARVRVGDDPVGESTPIPGLDFVAIDVETANDDWGSIIEIGVTKVLNGLVEEQATWRCTPPPGMEDFLDENIAIHGIRPEDIEGEPSFAQRYELVKEFTGELPMVSHNAQFDFTALARACHASHCAAAPNEFGCSLALSRSRDLGFATNRLPDVCRGLGIALEHHHCAADDAEACARIITSLASIDGFTGSFPEFIASTGFTMGKIRNEGRIRSVQKIRHDRSSSPDRAREAAGNGRYKRTSSRRSGGVPWSAVSTPEKIPEPNTEANPDGLLYGQNVTLTGDFEPLDKGTLWSKIADQGATIGKNVTKKTTICAVGAWTKKTSKQKRAEELKEQGQDIAIWSKEKLFIVLGIDADAIAQENEPPF; encoded by the coding sequence GTGCTCACTGCACATGGAGCTACGGTGGCGATAGCGGATGGAACCATTAACATCTACTACTCTCCCCTCCTCACGAGCCTAAATGCTGGGGAAACCACCCTCCCCGCCGCAGATATTACTGACGTGGCAACCATTGAGCCGACCCCGTATTCGCTCGGCTCGGTGACACTCACCCGCACGAGCGGTGCTTCCGTCACCCTCCGTTTCCAGCGGTCACAAACCGCAGCCCTGCAGCAATTCGTCGCGGACGTGGCGCGCGTTCGTGTCGGCGATGATCCGGTTGGCGAGTCCACCCCAATCCCCGGATTGGATTTTGTCGCTATCGATGTGGAGACAGCCAACGATGACTGGGGGTCGATTATCGAAATCGGTGTCACCAAGGTTCTCAATGGCCTGGTAGAAGAGCAAGCAACCTGGCGCTGCACACCACCACCGGGAATGGAGGATTTCCTCGACGAGAACATTGCGATTCACGGCATCCGGCCGGAGGACATCGAAGGGGAGCCGAGTTTTGCCCAGCGGTACGAACTGGTGAAGGAGTTCACGGGAGAGCTCCCCATGGTATCCCACAATGCGCAATTTGATTTCACAGCCCTCGCACGCGCCTGCCACGCATCGCACTGTGCTGCGGCACCGAACGAGTTCGGCTGCAGCCTGGCGCTTTCCCGGTCCCGCGATCTCGGCTTTGCCACGAATCGCCTGCCCGATGTGTGCCGAGGTCTGGGCATCGCCCTCGAACACCACCACTGCGCTGCAGATGACGCTGAAGCTTGTGCTCGGATCATCACCTCACTGGCAAGCATTGACGGGTTCACTGGCTCATTCCCCGAATTCATCGCGTCAACGGGGTTCACGATGGGAAAGATAAGAAACGAAGGTCGTATTCGCTCCGTGCAGAAGATTCGCCACGACAGGTCATCTTCCCCGGATCGTGCCAGAGAGGCGGCAGGAAACGGCAGATACAAACGCACATCCTCTCGGCGCAGCGGGGGCGTACCGTGGTCGGCGGTATCTACTCCGGAGAAGATCCCGGAGCCGAATACAGAAGCTAACCCCGACGGCTTGTTGTACGGGCAAAACGTTACGCTCACGGGAGACTTTGAGCCCCTGGATAAGGGGACGTTGTGGTCCAAAATTGCCGATCAAGGCGCTACCATCGGCAAGAACGTAACGAAGAAAACCACCATCTGCGCTGTCGGCGCGTGGACGAAGAAAACATCGAAGCAGAAAAGGGCCGAGGAGCTGAAGGAACAAGGCCAAGATATCGCTATCTGGTCTAAAGA